The Desulfosoma sp. genome window below encodes:
- a CDS encoding acetate--CoA ligase family protein, translating to MERLDAIFSPGSVAVIGASTVPGKVGHDLFANILRGGYTGTLFPVNPKARSVLSVKAYPTLLDIPDPVDLAILVVPPKAALNAVEEAAQKGVKGIVIVSAGFREVGPEGRSIEEAVAARCREAGMRLVGPNCLGVINPHPSVRMNASFSNRMPAPGHISFISQSGALCTSVLDFAAERDFGFSKFISIGNKADVDELDLLRYLHQDEDTQVIMIYLEELRRGPEFIQEVKEMTSGDRPTPVLVIKSGRTVAGARAAASHTGSLAGSEAVYDAIFKQAGIIRVDSIEELFNFAAAFVSRKTPQGNKVAIVTNAGGPGIVATDMTVSSGLELARFQEETVEALQSHLPVTANLHNPVDVIGDATQERYERALEAVIKDQGVDGALVILTPQSMTNALETAKAIVKIDQRTQKPILCCFMGIFDVSAGVKVLQEHGIPVYRFPEHAAKAFGALYRYSSWLNRQKLAQFALEHDKEGARRILEAALSQGRRALTEWEGAELLRCYGFQTLPSFVAVTREEAVEYATSLTFPVAMKIVSPQILHKSDAKGVRLHLTSAQDVAEAFDSIVANAKAYDPKAEILGVLVQKMAPPGEEVILGMSRYPIFGPLLMFGLGGIFVEVFKDVDFRVAPIGRNEARRMMRGIQGYDLLKGVRGRPEADTAILERYLVCLSNLALDHPEIKELDMNPVLVHPKGSGATVADVRVILEPVQES from the coding sequence ATGGAACGATTGGATGCCATCTTTTCTCCGGGATCTGTGGCCGTGATCGGAGCTTCCACTGTTCCCGGAAAGGTCGGCCACGATCTTTTCGCCAATATCTTGCGCGGGGGGTACACAGGCACTCTGTTCCCCGTCAATCCGAAAGCTCGGTCGGTTCTCAGTGTCAAAGCCTACCCCACCCTTCTCGACATTCCCGATCCCGTGGATTTGGCCATCTTGGTGGTGCCTCCCAAGGCGGCTCTGAATGCGGTGGAAGAAGCCGCGCAGAAAGGGGTCAAGGGCATTGTCATTGTGTCGGCGGGGTTTCGTGAAGTAGGTCCTGAAGGTCGATCCATCGAAGAGGCCGTTGCGGCGCGATGTCGCGAAGCGGGCATGCGTCTTGTGGGGCCTAACTGTCTGGGGGTGATCAACCCGCATCCTTCCGTGCGCATGAACGCCAGCTTTTCCAATCGTATGCCCGCTCCCGGTCACATATCCTTTATTTCTCAGAGTGGAGCTTTGTGCACATCGGTGTTGGATTTTGCCGCGGAAAGGGATTTTGGGTTTTCCAAGTTTATTTCCATCGGCAACAAGGCGGATGTGGATGAATTGGATCTCCTGAGATACCTGCATCAGGATGAAGACACGCAGGTGATCATGATCTACCTGGAAGAACTGCGTCGCGGTCCTGAATTCATTCAGGAAGTCAAGGAAATGACCTCGGGGGATCGACCGACACCTGTTTTGGTGATCAAGTCCGGCCGCACCGTAGCCGGGGCTCGAGCCGCCGCCTCTCATACGGGATCCTTGGCCGGGTCCGAAGCGGTCTATGACGCCATTTTTAAACAGGCGGGAATCATTCGCGTGGATTCCATCGAGGAATTGTTTAACTTTGCCGCAGCCTTCGTCAGTCGAAAAACACCTCAAGGGAACAAGGTCGCCATTGTGACCAATGCCGGCGGGCCGGGGATCGTGGCCACCGACATGACGGTTTCTTCCGGCTTGGAACTGGCCAGGTTTCAAGAAGAGACCGTGGAAGCTCTGCAGAGCCATCTGCCGGTCACGGCCAATTTGCATAATCCTGTAGACGTCATTGGGGACGCTACGCAGGAGCGATACGAACGGGCCTTGGAAGCCGTCATCAAGGACCAGGGCGTGGATGGCGCTCTTGTGATTCTGACCCCTCAATCCATGACCAACGCTCTGGAAACCGCCAAAGCCATTGTCAAGATCGACCAGAGGACTCAAAAACCCATTCTGTGTTGCTTCATGGGAATCTTTGACGTTTCGGCAGGCGTCAAGGTTCTTCAGGAACATGGTATTCCCGTCTATCGTTTTCCGGAGCATGCCGCCAAGGCTTTTGGGGCGCTCTATCGGTATTCCAGTTGGCTGAACCGTCAAAAGCTGGCTCAGTTCGCTTTGGAACATGACAAAGAGGGGGCTCGCCGCATCCTTGAAGCCGCTTTGAGTCAGGGCCGAAGAGCGTTGACGGAATGGGAAGGGGCGGAGCTGTTGCGATGCTATGGGTTTCAGACTCTGCCTTCTTTTGTGGCCGTAACGCGGGAAGAGGCTGTGGAATATGCCACCAGTCTCACCTTTCCCGTGGCCATGAAGATCGTCTCACCCCAGATTCTTCACAAAAGCGATGCCAAAGGTGTCCGGCTCCATTTGACGTCGGCTCAGGATGTGGCGGAAGCTTTTGACAGTATCGTCGCGAATGCCAAAGCGTATGATCCAAAGGCTGAGATTTTGGGAGTGTTAGTGCAAAAAATGGCCCCTCCCGGAGAAGAAGTCATTTTGGGCATGAGCCGGTACCCGATTTTTGGGCCTTTGCTCATGTTCGGCCTCGGGGGTATCTTCGTGGAAGTTTTTAAAGATGTGGATTTTCGGGTGGCTCCCATCGGGCGTAACGAAGCTCGGCGCATGATGCGTGGAATCCAAGGCTACGATCTTCTCAAAGGGGTTCGGGGACGTCCCGAAGCGGATACGGCCATTTTGGAACGCTATCTGGTGTGTCTTTCCAATCTTGCCTTGGACCATCCGGAAATCAAGGAATTGGATATGAACCCGGTCCTTGTGCATCCTAAAGGATCGGGAGCCACAGTGGCCGATGTGCGTGTGATCCTCGAACCCGTGCAAGAATCATGA
- the tpx gene encoding thiol peroxidase yields the protein MTERPGAVTMKGSPLTLVGSVVSVGDKAPDFQALNNDLQPVRLSQFAGKTVILSSVPSLDTPVCDMETRRFNQEAEKLGEDVVVLTVSMDLPFAQKRWCGAAGITRVITLSDHRDASFGQAYGVLIKELRLLARAVFVVGKDGIVKHAQLVKELTEEPDYAAVLEAVKNDRL from the coding sequence ATGACAGAAAGACCCGGCGCTGTGACCATGAAAGGTTCCCCCTTGACCCTTGTGGGATCCGTTGTTTCCGTGGGAGACAAGGCTCCCGATTTCCAGGCCCTCAATAATGATCTCCAACCTGTGCGACTTTCCCAGTTTGCAGGAAAAACCGTTATCCTTTCGTCGGTCCCGTCTCTGGATACGCCGGTGTGCGACATGGAAACCCGGCGTTTCAATCAGGAAGCGGAAAAACTCGGCGAAGACGTCGTGGTTTTGACCGTAAGCATGGATCTTCCCTTTGCGCAAAAGCGATGGTGCGGGGCGGCAGGCATCACACGGGTTATCACACTTTCCGATCACCGCGACGCCTCTTTCGGTCAGGCCTACGGCGTCCTCATCAAAGAGTTGCGCCTTTTGGCGCGAGCCGTCTTCGTCGTTGGTAAAGACGGCATCGTCAAGCATGCGCAACTGGTCAAGGAATTGACCGAAGAACCCGATTATGCCGCGGTCCTGGAGGCCGTGAAAAACGACCGACTTTAG
- a CDS encoding desulfoferrodoxin codes for MAERREVYKCDVCGNIVEVLWGGKGELVCCGQPMNLQKEGVVDASKEKHVPVVEKTADGYKVKVGSVAHPMEEKHYIQWIELVADDISYFHFLKPGDAPEATFCVQAQNVYAREYCNLHGLWKG; via the coding sequence ATGGCTGAAAGACGTGAAGTGTACAAATGTGATGTGTGCGGAAACATTGTGGAAGTCCTTTGGGGCGGCAAGGGTGAATTGGTGTGCTGCGGTCAGCCCATGAACCTGCAAAAGGAAGGCGTCGTGGATGCTTCCAAGGAAAAGCATGTTCCGGTGGTGGAAAAGACCGCTGACGGTTACAAGGTCAAAGTAGGCAGCGTGGCGCATCCCATGGAAGAAAAGCATTACATTCAGTGGATCGAGCTGGTGGCCGATGACATCTCCTACTTCCACTTCTTGAAACCCGGGGATGCTCCCGAAGCCACTTTTTGTGTTCAGGCGCAAAATGTGTACGCTCGCGAATACTGCAACCTCCATGGCCTGTGGAAAGGGTAA
- a CDS encoding ferritin: MLSEKMAEALNDQINAELYSSYLYFAMAAYCRDVGLNGCARWMEAQALEELSHAVKFYDYVTERGGRVLLSSIAAPPNRWDSPLAMFEEVAKHENKVTGLIHHLVDLAIEERDHATNNFLQWFVSEQVEEEASVGEIVQQMKLMGDAQGALFMLDKELGQRVFTLPPGTTLVAPPAE, from the coding sequence ATGTTGAGTGAAAAAATGGCTGAAGCGTTGAACGATCAAATCAACGCCGAACTCTACTCTTCGTACCTGTACTTTGCCATGGCGGCCTATTGCCGTGATGTGGGTTTGAACGGATGTGCCCGTTGGATGGAAGCGCAGGCTCTCGAAGAACTGTCCCATGCCGTGAAGTTCTATGACTACGTCACGGAACGCGGAGGACGTGTCCTTTTGAGCTCTATCGCGGCGCCGCCAAACCGTTGGGATTCTCCTTTGGCCATGTTTGAAGAGGTGGCCAAGCATGAGAACAAGGTGACGGGTCTCATTCATCATCTGGTGGACCTGGCCATTGAGGAAAGGGACCATGCCACCAACAATTTTCTCCAATGGTTCGTTTCGGAGCAGGTGGAAGAAGAGGCCAGTGTTGGAGAAATCGTCCAACAGATGAAACTCATGGGGGACGCACAAGGCGCCCTTTTCATGCTGGACAAGGAACTGGGCCAGAGGGTGTTTACACTACCGCCTGGAACGACCCTGGTCGCGCCTCCGGCCGAATGA
- a CDS encoding ferritin family protein, whose translation MEAAENMLLDLLCEVLEIKERKEKLYQEAMGFCEDAVGRETFRVLYEAEQEHERALARIQEELQAGKDWTAACRYVPPEQDLFRRVAQRITLDKDKLPEACTDEIKALDAGIQLEEACIRLFEEKLSEVKEPSQKEFLQRLSAEEREHRRLLQDLKFYYSDPQGWFMEKSRARLDGAGAVT comes from the coding sequence ATGGAAGCGGCGGAAAACATGTTGCTCGATCTTCTGTGCGAGGTCTTGGAGATCAAAGAAAGGAAAGAAAAACTGTATCAGGAAGCCATGGGCTTCTGTGAGGATGCCGTCGGTCGAGAGACCTTTCGAGTCCTTTACGAAGCGGAACAGGAACATGAAAGAGCCCTGGCTCGCATTCAAGAAGAACTTCAGGCAGGGAAGGACTGGACGGCCGCCTGTCGCTATGTCCCGCCTGAACAGGATCTCTTCAGACGCGTGGCTCAAAGAATAACCCTCGATAAAGACAAGCTTCCCGAAGCCTGCACGGACGAGATCAAGGCTCTGGATGCGGGTATTCAACTGGAAGAGGCCTGCATTCGTCTGTTTGAGGAAAAACTCAGCGAGGTGAAGGAACCTTCCCAAAAGGAGTTCCTCCAGCGCCTTTCGGCCGAAGAACGGGAGCATCGCCGACTCCTTCAGGACTTGAAATTCTATTACTCGGACCCTCAGGGATGGTTCATGGAAAAGAGCCGAGCCCGTTTGGACGGAGCCGGAGCGGTCACCTGA
- a CDS encoding ZIP family metal transporter: MALTVESLWNAFHTWPAVGQALAATIFTWLMTAVGASAVLWRRSFPQKFLDAMLGFAAGVMIAASYWSLLEPALKLSERAAVPWMPAAVGFLAGGLFLRSIDAILPHLHIGFPTDQAEGLPTHWRRSILLVLAVTIHNIPEGLAVGVAFGAVSAQIQEAGLAGAVALALGIGLQNLPEGTAVSVPLRREGLRAFKAFWYGQLSGAVEPVAAVLGAAMAASSMALLPYALSFAAGAMIYVVVEEVIPEAQRSGHADVVTMACLVGFVCMMVLDVALG, translated from the coding sequence ATGGCGCTTACCGTGGAAAGCCTTTGGAACGCTTTTCACACCTGGCCCGCGGTAGGCCAGGCGCTGGCGGCGACAATTTTCACCTGGCTCATGACGGCGGTGGGAGCTTCCGCCGTGCTGTGGCGACGATCTTTTCCCCAGAAATTTTTGGACGCCATGCTGGGTTTTGCCGCAGGTGTCATGATTGCCGCCAGCTATTGGTCTCTTCTGGAACCGGCTCTAAAGCTTTCGGAAAGAGCGGCCGTGCCGTGGATGCCTGCGGCTGTCGGGTTCCTTGCGGGAGGCCTCTTTCTTCGGAGCATCGATGCGATTCTTCCCCATCTTCACATCGGGTTTCCAACGGACCAAGCGGAAGGTCTACCGACGCACTGGCGTCGCAGCATCCTTCTGGTTTTGGCGGTCACGATTCATAACATTCCCGAAGGCCTTGCCGTGGGAGTGGCTTTCGGAGCCGTTTCAGCCCAGATCCAGGAAGCCGGCCTTGCCGGAGCAGTGGCTCTGGCCTTGGGTATCGGATTACAGAATCTCCCGGAGGGGACGGCGGTTTCCGTGCCTCTTCGACGGGAAGGTCTGAGGGCGTTCAAAGCCTTCTGGTATGGACAGTTATCCGGGGCCGTGGAACCCGTGGCAGCGGTTCTGGGAGCGGCCATGGCAGCTTCTTCGATGGCTTTGCTTCCCTATGCTTTGAGTTTTGCGGCCGGTGCCATGATTTACGTGGTGGTCGAAGAAGTGATTCCTGAAGCGCAAAGAAGCGGTCATGCCGACGTGGTCACCATGGCGTGTCTTGTGGGTTTTGTGTGCATGATGGTTTTGGACGTGGCTTTAGGCTGA
- a CDS encoding multiheme c-type cytochrome, producing the protein MKSGLRFVPFMVLGMMTVLGMNFPKPILAAPHSAATQDCLSCHVQATPGIVSDWQRSRHAKVTPGEAMAVEPMARKVSSPNVPQELKNHSVGCAECHTLRADAHKDTVEHHGYKVYVVTSPEDCRICHQEEAGQYQRNLMAHAHTNLMKNPLYGQLVDAINGLQVFQNAALQAMPPMPHTNEDSCLSCHGTDVQVRGTVSRDTDFGEMDFVVLTGWPNVGVGRLNPDGSNGSCASCHVRHSFSIEVARKPETCSQCHKGPDVPAYKVYSVSKHGNLYGSQKGSWNFTNVPWVVGKDMNAPTCATCHVSLLVDEGKNVVAQRSHAMNDRLPWRIFGLVYAHPHPREAQVHTLRSADGLTLPTNLDGTWQADALIDETEQGKRRAAMQGVCRACHGTQWVQGHWERFEKTILETNRMTKTATDIMVHAWKNQRVQGPPDNPFDEPLERRWVEQWLFFANSIRFSSAMMGADYSVFDNGRWFQSKGLREMEWMERMLSPGSVGR; encoded by the coding sequence GTGAAGAGTGGACTTCGGTTTGTTCCTTTCATGGTCCTTGGTATGATGACGGTTCTTGGCATGAATTTTCCCAAACCGATACTTGCCGCACCTCATAGTGCGGCAACCCAAGACTGTTTATCCTGTCATGTGCAGGCCACTCCAGGCATTGTTTCCGATTGGCAGCGAAGCCGGCATGCCAAGGTGACGCCCGGTGAAGCCATGGCCGTAGAGCCGATGGCTCGCAAAGTGAGTTCTCCCAATGTGCCTCAAGAACTCAAAAACCACAGCGTGGGATGTGCCGAATGCCACACGCTGCGAGCCGACGCTCACAAAGACACCGTGGAACACCATGGCTACAAGGTCTATGTGGTGACCAGTCCGGAAGACTGCCGCATATGCCATCAGGAAGAAGCGGGTCAATACCAACGTAATCTCATGGCCCATGCGCACACCAACCTCATGAAAAACCCTTTGTATGGCCAACTTGTGGATGCCATTAACGGCCTTCAGGTTTTTCAGAACGCAGCCCTTCAAGCCATGCCTCCCATGCCGCATACCAACGAGGATTCCTGTTTAAGCTGTCACGGCACGGATGTGCAAGTGCGAGGGACCGTTTCCCGAGACACGGATTTCGGCGAAATGGATTTCGTCGTGCTTACCGGATGGCCGAATGTGGGTGTGGGACGCTTGAATCCCGACGGCTCCAACGGCTCATGCGCCTCATGCCATGTACGACACAGCTTCTCCATCGAGGTGGCTCGAAAACCGGAAACATGCAGTCAATGCCACAAAGGTCCCGATGTTCCCGCCTATAAAGTTTACAGCGTGAGCAAACACGGGAACCTCTACGGCTCTCAAAAGGGGTCGTGGAATTTCACCAATGTTCCCTGGGTGGTGGGAAAAGACATGAACGCGCCTACCTGCGCCACATGCCATGTGAGTCTCCTTGTGGATGAAGGCAAAAATGTGGTGGCTCAAAGATCCCATGCCATGAATGACCGGCTTCCATGGCGGATTTTCGGCCTAGTCTATGCCCATCCGCACCCTCGGGAAGCTCAGGTGCATACCCTTAGAAGCGCCGATGGCTTGACCTTACCGACGAACCTCGATGGGACCTGGCAAGCTGACGCCCTTATTGATGAAACCGAGCAGGGCAAACGGCGAGCCGCCATGCAGGGGGTGTGTCGAGCCTGTCATGGAACCCAGTGGGTGCAGGGCCATTGGGAACGGTTTGAAAAAACCATTCTCGAAACCAACCGCATGACGAAAACGGCCACGGACATCATGGTGCATGCGTGGAAAAATCAACGCGTTCAAGGGCCTCCGGACAATCCATTTGACGAACCCTTGGAAAGAAGGTGGGTGGAACAATGGCTCTTTTTCGCCAATTCCATTCGCTTTTCATCGGCCATGATGGGTGCCGACTACAGTGTGTTTGACAATGGAAGGTGGTTTCAATCCAAAGGGCTTCGGGAGATGGAATGGATGGAGCGGATGCTGTCGCCCGGATCGGTGGGGAGGTGA
- a CDS encoding TlpA disulfide reductase family protein produces the protein MQGSKGFYAVLSVAVLLGTWFGCAGWGHAASGVPEVGGTFPPLVLEAPKDPAMRAYLGIGDVKTFTVDQVDADVVVVEILSMYCPYCQREAPTVNAFYELAQKRNRPGKILKILGIGAGNTAFEVDVFVQKYKVPFPVIPDGDYLVHKTLGQVRTPYFIVLQKDAKGTPKVIYSQPGGFGTPEDFYRRLMGP, from the coding sequence GTGCAGGGATCCAAGGGTTTTTATGCGGTTTTGTCTGTGGCTGTGCTCCTTGGAACATGGTTTGGTTGTGCAGGATGGGGGCACGCGGCTTCGGGGGTTCCTGAGGTCGGTGGAACCTTTCCACCTCTGGTTTTGGAAGCGCCCAAGGATCCCGCTATGAGAGCCTACCTCGGGATAGGCGACGTGAAGACCTTTACCGTGGATCAGGTGGACGCCGATGTGGTGGTTGTGGAAATCTTGAGCATGTATTGCCCTTACTGCCAAAGGGAAGCGCCTACAGTGAACGCCTTTTACGAATTGGCCCAAAAAAGAAACCGTCCTGGAAAAATACTGAAGATTCTGGGTATCGGGGCAGGGAACACGGCCTTTGAAGTGGATGTCTTTGTTCAAAAGTACAAGGTGCCCTTTCCGGTGATTCCCGATGGAGACTATTTGGTGCATAAGACGTTGGGGCAAGTGCGAACCCCATATTTTATCGTGCTTCAAAAGGACGCCAAGGGAACACCTAAGGTCATTTATTCGCAACCGGGCGGTTTTGGTACCCCGGAAGATTTTTACCGGCGTCTTATGGGCCCTTAG
- a CDS encoding peroxiredoxin: MKRILTVFLRRSMVVLGLAALLAYDGSVYGISEVFQGKIYTPGPLKPVDSQLKVRVGDAAPDFTLPSISGEKVRLSQFRGQKNVVLSFVPAAWTPVCSDQWPGYNIAKELFEARDAVLLGISVDNLPTLFAWTQEMGGLWFPVLSDFWPHGAVASQYGVLRSDGVSERAIFIVDKEGVIRFIDVHDINERPPLEGILKELDKLKKP, translated from the coding sequence ATGAAAAGGATCTTGACGGTGTTTCTTCGAAGAAGCATGGTCGTGCTCGGCTTGGCGGCCCTATTAGCTTATGACGGAAGCGTCTATGGAATTTCTGAAGTTTTTCAGGGCAAGATCTACACGCCGGGACCGCTGAAGCCCGTGGATTCGCAGCTTAAGGTGCGCGTGGGAGATGCAGCACCCGATTTCACACTTCCTTCCATCTCGGGAGAAAAAGTTCGATTGTCTCAGTTCCGCGGCCAAAAGAATGTGGTACTCTCTTTTGTTCCAGCCGCCTGGACACCGGTGTGTTCGGATCAATGGCCGGGCTACAACATCGCCAAAGAGCTTTTTGAGGCTCGTGATGCCGTTCTTTTAGGCATCAGCGTGGACAATCTCCCTACCCTTTTTGCCTGGACTCAGGAAATGGGTGGCTTATGGTTTCCCGTTCTCTCCGATTTTTGGCCGCATGGAGCGGTGGCATCCCAGTACGGGGTCTTACGTTCCGATGGAGTTTCAGAACGGGCCATTTTCATCGTCGACAAAGAAGGAGTGATTCGCTTTATCGATGTGCATGACATCAATGAAAGGCCTCCTTTGGAAGGGATCCTCAAAGAGTTGGATAAGCTCAAGAAACCTTAA
- a CDS encoding flavodoxin domain-containing protein, whose translation MPKALVLYATRTNQTKAIGDLIAEGLREAGVDVKVLGVQEFEKAEENPEQFDALILGSATYHGEMMPSMKTFLFKLEQYDLKGKVGGAFGAFGWSGEAPGRIFETMKNIYQMDMISGPLKLKSSALSGAAQMAKRYGQEIAQKLKAGA comes from the coding sequence GTGCCCAAAGCTCTCGTGCTTTATGCCACCCGGACCAACCAAACCAAGGCCATAGGGGATCTCATCGCCGAAGGGCTGCGCGAAGCCGGTGTGGACGTGAAAGTTTTAGGGGTGCAAGAATTCGAAAAGGCCGAAGAAAATCCCGAGCAATTTGATGCGTTGATTCTGGGATCGGCGACTTATCATGGGGAAATGATGCCATCCATGAAAACCTTCCTTTTCAAGCTGGAACAATACGACTTGAAGGGAAAAGTGGGCGGAGCCTTTGGAGCCTTTGGCTGGAGCGGCGAGGCTCCGGGGCGTATCTTTGAAACCATGAAAAACATTTACCAGATGGACATGATCAGCGGGCCCTTGAAGCTTAAATCCTCAGCGTTAAGCGGCGCCGCACAGATGGCTAAGCGGTACGGACAGGAGATCGCTCAAAAACTCAAAGCCGGTGCTTAA
- a CDS encoding thioredoxin domain-containing protein, which produces MPNKLAGEKSPYLLQHAENPVDWYPWGEEAFAKARREDKPIFLSIGYATCHWCHVMAHESFEDLEVARYLNEHFVSVKVDREERPDIDGVYMSVCQVISGHGGWPLSVFLTPEGLPIFAGTYFPKTARMGMPGFLDLLREVSRLWREERAKLTSTGFKIVEVLRQASQGQESFLEAGDLDLAFNQLRGAFDPRWGGFGEAPKFPTPHQLTFLLRYHARTGNPAALGMVEETLMAMRQGGIFDQLGYGFHRYSVDARWLVPHFEKMLYDQALLAMAYVETFQVTGKPFYAQVAREIFEYVLRDMTDPDGGFYSAEDADTEGEEGLFYTWTPEEVHAVLPEDQALWACAYFGVTGRGNFEKGRSVLHLAEPLETLAPKAGLSLPEFENLMENVRQSLLRHRKSRPAPLKDDKILTAWNGLMVAALALGYRVLGEKSYLHAAIRAVEFIWNTLRDAQGRLYRRYRHGHVAYPGYLDDYAFLAWAMLELYEATFDPAYLKKAMELHEAMTALFWNDEKGGFDYTAKDAERLIIKEREVYDGALPSGNSTALNTLTRLAQITGEMRWEITAEALVRCFAHEVKKYPRAYTHFLNGFDRLLGPGCEVVLVGLGKDMENEAMLRCVREGFRPRTVVVVKPFDDGPRVSLEKLIPFIASMHPVEGKPTAYVCRGRQCGAPTTDLEQLRALLNEARG; this is translated from the coding sequence ATGCCCAATAAGCTTGCGGGGGAAAAAAGCCCCTATCTTTTACAACACGCCGAAAACCCCGTGGACTGGTATCCATGGGGTGAAGAGGCGTTTGCCAAGGCACGGCGTGAGGACAAGCCCATCTTTTTAAGCATCGGGTATGCCACATGCCATTGGTGCCATGTGATGGCCCATGAATCCTTTGAAGACCTTGAAGTGGCTCGTTACCTCAATGAGCACTTCGTCTCTGTCAAGGTGGATCGTGAAGAACGCCCGGACATCGACGGCGTGTACATGAGTGTCTGTCAGGTGATTTCCGGGCATGGCGGATGGCCTTTATCCGTGTTTCTGACCCCGGAGGGTTTGCCCATCTTTGCCGGCACATATTTTCCTAAGACGGCTCGAATGGGCATGCCGGGCTTTTTGGATCTCTTACGAGAAGTAAGTCGGCTGTGGCGTGAGGAACGTGCCAAGTTGACGTCCACGGGCTTCAAGATCGTCGAAGTCCTGCGGCAGGCTTCTCAAGGGCAGGAATCCTTTCTGGAAGCCGGAGATTTGGATTTAGCTTTTAACCAGCTTCGAGGAGCCTTTGATCCGCGTTGGGGGGGATTTGGGGAAGCCCCCAAATTCCCCACACCTCACCAGTTGACCTTTCTTCTTCGTTATCATGCCCGTACTGGCAATCCGGCGGCCCTGGGCATGGTGGAAGAAACCCTCATGGCCATGCGCCAAGGCGGTATCTTTGATCAGTTGGGCTATGGGTTTCACCGGTATTCGGTGGATGCTCGATGGCTGGTGCCTCATTTTGAAAAAATGCTTTACGATCAGGCGCTTCTGGCCATGGCCTATGTGGAAACCTTTCAGGTGACCGGCAAACCCTTTTATGCGCAGGTGGCCCGGGAAATCTTTGAATACGTCTTGAGGGATATGACCGACCCCGACGGAGGGTTTTATTCCGCGGAGGATGCCGATACCGAAGGTGAGGAGGGTCTTTTTTACACGTGGACGCCGGAAGAAGTGCACGCCGTGTTGCCTGAAGATCAGGCGCTCTGGGCCTGTGCCTATTTCGGGGTGACGGGACGAGGGAACTTCGAAAAAGGCCGCAGTGTGCTGCATCTCGCCGAACCCTTGGAAACTCTTGCTCCAAAAGCAGGCCTTTCGCTGCCCGAATTTGAAAATCTCATGGAAAACGTCAGGCAGTCCCTCTTGAGGCATCGAAAAAGTCGACCTGCCCCTCTCAAAGACGACAAGATCCTCACGGCGTGGAACGGCCTGATGGTTGCTGCTTTGGCCCTGGGTTACAGAGTGCTGGGCGAAAAGTCCTACCTTCATGCGGCGATTCGAGCCGTTGAGTTTATTTGGAACACCCTTCGAGATGCTCAAGGTCGTCTGTACCGCCGTTACCGGCACGGTCACGTGGCTTATCCGGGGTACTTGGACGACTACGCTTTTCTGGCTTGGGCCATGCTGGAGCTCTATGAGGCCACCTTTGATCCGGCGTACCTGAAAAAAGCCATGGAGCTTCATGAGGCCATGACGGCCTTGTTTTGGAACGATGAAAAGGGTGGTTTTGACTACACGGCCAAGGACGCAGAGCGACTCATTATCAAGGAAAGGGAAGTTTACGACGGAGCGCTGCCTTCGGGGAATTCTACCGCTCTCAATACCTTGACAAGACTTGCGCAGATCACGGGAGAGATGCGTTGGGAAATAACCGCCGAGGCTTTGGTGCGATGCTTTGCCCATGAAGTGAAAAAATACCCTCGAGCCTACACGCATTTTCTTAACGGCTTTGATCGCCTGTTAGGGCCTGGATGTGAAGTGGTGCTGGTGGGCCTGGGGAAAGATATGGAAAACGAAGCCATGCTTCGGTGCGTGAGGGAAGGGTTTCGGCCTCGCACCGTGGTCGTGGTCAAACCCTTCGACGATGGGCCTCGTGTTTCCTTGGAAAAGCTGATTCCCTTTATTGCTTCTATGCATCCTGTGGAAGGAAAACCGACGGCGTATGTGTGCCGAGGCAGGCAATGTGGGGCTCCGACCACGGATCTGGAACAATTGAGAGCCCTCTTAAACGAGGCGCGGGGATAA
- a CDS encoding ferritin family protein has protein sequence MSANQAVIKVFEYALNQEETGKLFFQTSLQRLGIGAAVSAFKRLIAEEEKHIAFISRILDELRHGKEVDPGQLQELILEPTDYFDERAKKEFMEQCLEGSMVPDVTVFNTAWLIEKDLSEFYANMASKAQGKVKDALSMLSRWEKQHEMFFRQFRDKLSEAYAQMPWGG, from the coding sequence ATGAGCGCGAATCAAGCGGTTATCAAAGTGTTCGAATATGCCTTGAATCAGGAAGAGACCGGGAAGCTCTTTTTTCAAACATCGTTGCAGCGCTTGGGCATCGGGGCGGCGGTGAGCGCCTTTAAGAGGTTGATTGCCGAAGAAGAGAAGCATATTGCCTTTATCAGCCGCATTTTGGACGAACTGCGACACGGCAAAGAAGTGGATCCCGGTCAGCTTCAGGAATTGATTCTGGAGCCGACGGATTACTTTGACGAAAGAGCGAAAAAGGAATTCATGGAACAGTGCCTGGAAGGGTCCATGGTGCCGGATGTGACGGTGTTCAACACGGCATGGCTCATCGAAAAGGATCTGAGTGAGTTTTACGCCAACATGGCGTCCAAGGCGCAGGGAAAGGTTAAGGACGCCTTGTCCATGCTGTCCCGATGGGAAAAACAACATGAGATGTTTTTCAGGCAGTTTCGAGACAAGTTAAGTGAAGCCTATGCCCAGATGCCGTGGGGAGGATGA